A genomic region of Rheinheimera sp. MMS21-TC3 contains the following coding sequences:
- a CDS encoding lysozyme inhibitor LprI family protein, producing MKFKWKVAVGFLLLGALAGGAVTYWQQDKAPTTKRRLAIEAPVFTPEVDCSNAVTDAEKLICADEILKQLDAELAVAYHNDLLWQLHAAKFAINPELEIQHGCIKQQREQCQQRIEATQRQWAADSRDQCKTADCLVAAYKSRIAQINGQSEPLPNFRLSTNRRPEMCEAMLEVLNRTSRQQLGACNEFDFSNTPFSRVANDAGPDLQMQFVQYQHADSRNRDVPFEQHWPDIEQQYHSGLKKLFAVQIDADGDGQNEWLLEFNEPHYVCKVLPGVSVEERKSQVPGSYYEWSELNKEERLEHGNRHGRYSSMTLLKDGKIYSVEGGRLIQYQNELLVLRQGLMMGIIDSKVKNWIELDYIPKKPFSENYWYSHSYCQYWYNY from the coding sequence ATGAAGTTTAAATGGAAAGTGGCTGTAGGGTTTTTACTGCTGGGGGCTTTAGCAGGTGGTGCTGTTACCTACTGGCAGCAAGATAAAGCGCCAACAACAAAACGCCGCCTAGCTATTGAAGCGCCTGTATTTACGCCCGAGGTGGATTGCAGCAATGCTGTAACTGACGCAGAAAAACTGATCTGTGCAGATGAAATCTTAAAGCAGTTGGATGCAGAGTTAGCGGTTGCTTATCACAATGATCTGCTCTGGCAGTTGCATGCAGCAAAGTTTGCCATTAACCCGGAGCTGGAAATACAGCATGGCTGCATAAAGCAGCAACGTGAGCAATGCCAACAGCGGATTGAAGCAACACAACGACAGTGGGCGGCTGATAGCCGGGATCAATGTAAAACAGCTGATTGCCTGGTTGCAGCGTATAAAAGCCGCATTGCACAGATAAACGGCCAATCAGAGCCGTTACCAAACTTTCGCTTAAGCACCAACCGCAGGCCAGAAATGTGCGAAGCAATGCTGGAAGTATTAAACCGCACGTCAAGACAGCAGCTAGGAGCCTGTAACGAGTTTGATTTTTCTAATACGCCGTTTAGCCGAGTAGCTAATGACGCCGGACCAGATTTGCAAATGCAGTTTGTGCAATACCAGCATGCTGACAGCAGAAATAGGGATGTGCCCTTTGAGCAACATTGGCCCGATATTGAGCAGCAGTACCATAGCGGCCTGAAAAAGCTGTTTGCTGTGCAGATTGATGCTGATGGCGATGGGCAAAATGAATGGCTTTTAGAATTCAATGAACCTCACTATGTGTGCAAAGTGTTGCCAGGAGTTAGCGTTGAGGAACGTAAATCTCAAGTACCTGGCAGCTACTATGAATGGAGCGAACTTAACAAAGAAGAACGGCTAGAACATGGTAATCGCCATGGCAGATACTCATCTATGACTCTTTTGAAAGATGGGAAAATTTATTCAGTTGAAGGTGGCAGGTTGATTCAATATCAGAACGAGTTATTAGTTCTTAGACAAGGATTGATGATGGGTATTATTGATTCAAAAGTGAAGAACTGGATTGAACTTGATTACATTCCAAAAAAGCCATTTTCGGAAAATTATTGGTATTCTCATTCGTATTGTCAGTATTGGTATAACTATTAA
- a CDS encoding type I secretion system permease/ATPase produces MFETVVFSCIIPRMQQTPAEVSAILREFTPQSDDLNDIYLVKAAKSLGFKAKFIQIEPTKLDALILPAVGKTYDGSYFILARIKDNKALIQDVTTGQAQTVSLTMLTVMWTGELLHLTKRAGLLDAKTRFGFRWFIPALIKYRHLFADVLLASFFIQLVGLATPIFFQVTIDKVLVHKGMTTLDVLAVGFFAVITFEVLLTALRTYVFSHTTNRVDVELGGQLYRHMLSLPISYFTARRVGDTVARIKELDKVREFITGSSLTVVLDVLFSVVFFAVMFYYAPLLSWIIVGSIPCYILLSVLITPTLRAKLEQKFQKSAENHSFLVESVSGVETVKSLAVEPQMRNKWEEKLADYVSSSFDASHINNIYASIANYINKIVSLLTLYFGAIAVVDGSLTVGQFIAFNMLSQRVSGPIMRLVNLWQDFQQAKVSIERLGDVLNAPTEQGYNPNRTTLPNLQGQVSLQQVSFRYRPDSAPILNNVSLDINTGERIGIVGRSGSGKSTLTKLIQRLYVPQGGRVLIDGIDLALVEPAWLRRQVGVVLQESFLFNRSIRDNIALTEPGCSIEQVIQAATLAGAHEFICELTEGYDTIVGEHGASLSGGQRQRLAIARALIANPKILIFDEATSALDYESERIIQTNMAKISAGRTVFIIAHRLSAVRDCNRIIVMDKGQIAEQGSHAELLKQQGIYHYLMQIQHGAPASPATTAAAPARATSNTPIVQVASLLPQQAAAGNGERP; encoded by the coding sequence TTGTTTGAAACTGTTGTGTTTAGTTGTATTATTCCGCGCATGCAGCAAACGCCTGCTGAAGTAAGTGCTATATTGCGCGAGTTTACGCCGCAAAGTGATGATTTGAATGACATCTATTTAGTAAAAGCGGCTAAAAGCTTAGGCTTTAAAGCAAAATTTATTCAGATAGAGCCAACAAAGCTTGATGCGCTGATCCTGCCTGCCGTGGGCAAAACCTATGATGGTAGCTATTTCATTCTGGCCCGTATTAAAGACAATAAAGCGTTAATTCAGGATGTAACAACTGGCCAAGCACAAACTGTTTCGTTAACAATGTTAACGGTAATGTGGACCGGTGAGTTGCTGCACTTAACTAAACGCGCTGGTTTGCTGGATGCCAAAACCCGGTTTGGCTTTCGCTGGTTTATTCCTGCTTTAATAAAGTATCGGCATTTATTTGCTGATGTGTTACTGGCATCGTTTTTTATTCAACTGGTCGGGTTGGCTACTCCCATATTCTTTCAGGTTACTATTGATAAAGTATTAGTGCACAAAGGCATGACCACACTAGATGTGTTAGCGGTGGGCTTTTTTGCCGTTATTACGTTTGAAGTGCTGCTAACTGCATTGCGTACTTACGTATTTAGCCATACTACCAACCGAGTTGATGTTGAACTTGGCGGTCAGCTATATCGGCATATGTTATCACTGCCCATTTCCTATTTTACGGCACGCCGAGTGGGCGATACGGTAGCAAGAATTAAAGAGCTAGATAAAGTACGCGAATTTATTACGGGCTCATCACTTACTGTAGTGCTAGATGTGTTATTTAGCGTGGTGTTTTTTGCCGTAATGTTTTACTACGCGCCGTTACTTAGCTGGATAATCGTTGGCTCTATTCCCTGCTATATTCTGCTGTCGGTGTTAATTACGCCCACCTTACGCGCCAAATTAGAGCAAAAGTTTCAAAAAAGTGCCGAGAACCACTCATTTCTGGTGGAATCGGTGTCCGGCGTTGAAACGGTAAAATCACTGGCGGTTGAACCGCAAATGCGCAATAAATGGGAAGAAAAACTAGCCGATTATGTTTCCAGTTCGTTTGATGCTTCGCATATTAATAATATTTACGCCAGCATTGCCAACTACATCAATAAAATAGTCTCGCTGTTAACTTTGTATTTTGGTGCCATTGCCGTGGTGGATGGCAGTTTAACGGTTGGCCAGTTTATTGCGTTTAATATGTTATCGCAGCGCGTATCTGGCCCCATTATGCGGCTGGTTAACCTGTGGCAAGATTTTCAGCAAGCTAAGGTATCAATAGAGCGTTTAGGTGATGTGTTAAATGCGCCAACTGAGCAGGGTTATAACCCTAATCGTACTACGTTGCCCAATTTACAGGGCCAAGTTAGCTTGCAACAGGTTAGCTTTCGTTACCGGCCAGATTCAGCCCCTATTCTAAATAATGTTAGCTTAGACATTAATACGGGAGAGCGCATTGGCATTGTTGGCCGCTCTGGCTCGGGCAAAAGCACGCTAACCAAGCTAATTCAGCGTTTATATGTGCCACAAGGCGGTCGGGTACTTATTGACGGTATAGATTTAGCACTGGTAGAGCCCGCTTGGCTGCGTCGTCAAGTTGGTGTGGTGCTGCAAGAGAGCTTTTTATTTAACCGCAGCATTCGCGACAACATTGCGTTAACCGAGCCTGGCTGCAGTATCGAGCAGGTAATTCAAGCCGCAACGCTAGCAGGCGCGCATGAGTTTATTTGTGAACTTACCGAAGGTTACGACACCATAGTGGGCGAGCATGGTGCCAGTTTATCTGGCGGCCAGCGCCAACGCTTAGCCATTGCCAGGGCCTTAATCGCTAACCCGAAAATCCTCATTTTTGATGAAGCCACCAGTGCGCTCGATTACGAGTCAGAGCGCATTATTCAAACCAATATGGCAAAAATTAGTGCCGGACGTACCGTGTTTATTATTGCCCACCGCCTTTCTGCCGTGCGTGATTGCAACCGTATTATCGTTATGGATAAGGGGCAAATTGCCGAGCAGGGCAGCCATGCTGAGCTGTTAAAGCAGCAGGGCATTTACCATTATTTAATGCAAATTCAGCATGGCGCACCTGCATCACCTGCTACGACTGCAGCAGCGCCTGCGCGGGCTACAAGCAACACGCCAATAGTGCAAGTAGCCAGTTTGTTGCCGCAACAAGCCGCAGCAGGTAACGGGGAGCGGCCATGA
- a CDS encoding DNA replication terminus site-binding protein, producing the protein MSLSKPLLGKSDTTKINFSWTHRYSGKTFTRKELEKRILQAGARISEQVDAATGQSRQHIELQALANANHTEVFYQRRLLRVSPTAHIYTSTGTSARNIIAHSPIFIINQTPVIGTFNDYPNRTCNSYIRKLMPVIERLHIYCELP; encoded by the coding sequence GTGTCTCTAAGTAAGCCGCTACTAGGCAAATCTGATACCACAAAAATTAACTTTAGTTGGACACATCGCTATTCAGGCAAAACCTTTACTAGAAAAGAGCTAGAGAAACGCATTTTACAAGCAGGTGCGCGTATTTCAGAACAAGTAGATGCTGCAACCGGGCAAAGTAGGCAACATATCGAACTGCAGGCGTTGGCCAATGCAAACCATACTGAAGTGTTTTATCAGCGTAGGCTGCTGCGTGTCAGTCCAACCGCGCATATTTACACTTCTACGGGAACATCAGCACGAAATATTATTGCCCATTCACCCATATTCATTATTAACCAAACTCCCGTGATCGGCACATTTAACGATTACCCTAACCGGACGTGCAACTCTTACATTAGAAAACTTATGCCGGTTATTGAACGGCTACATATTTATTGCGAGTTACCATGA
- a CDS encoding HlyD family type I secretion periplasmic adaptor subunit, translated as MMPNQNETTAATAENSTAASNVIELPLAKKLSREQLSFLPAALEIEAAPPAPYSRIILWAIMALLVLAIAWACWGQIDITASAQGKLVPDAKVKIIQPLNAGVVTHIHVREGQKVQAGDVLLTLDSTITEAELQRLTQQLNSVQQDIARTELLQQRLQGQQSTENSHALSLPQQQALNSSWLEYQAKLMSVKSQMGKLDAEVFTTKLNIGRIEKILPLITEQADSVQQLLAKSLASRSQYLELELNRINQAESLLIEQAKLQQLAAAIREAEQQQQVLHAEFQRQLSDALNQYHRDASTLTQELIKAKNTNAQQQLLAPVDGTVEQLVLTTIGGVVTPAQELMRIVPLDQQLVAEAWLLNKDIGFVEVGQTAELKLESFEFTKYGVIDGEIIDISTDAVEMEGVGLVFPLKVALKQHNIKAGNKTVPLGSGMAVTVEVKTGQRRIIEFLLSPVIKAVDEGVRER; from the coding sequence ATGATGCCAAACCAAAACGAGACGACAGCAGCTACAGCAGAAAACAGCACAGCTGCATCTAATGTGATTGAGCTGCCGCTAGCGAAAAAACTAAGCCGTGAGCAGCTTAGTTTTTTACCCGCCGCGCTTGAGATAGAAGCCGCGCCCCCAGCACCCTATAGCCGAATTATTTTATGGGCCATTATGGCGTTATTGGTATTAGCTATTGCGTGGGCGTGCTGGGGACAAATTGACATTACCGCCAGCGCTCAGGGTAAGTTGGTGCCCGATGCTAAAGTGAAAATTATTCAGCCGCTTAATGCTGGCGTAGTAACGCATATTCATGTTCGAGAAGGGCAAAAGGTACAGGCAGGAGATGTATTACTAACGCTAGACAGTACGATAACCGAAGCCGAGCTACAACGTTTAACGCAGCAATTAAATAGTGTGCAGCAAGATATTGCCCGTACCGAGTTATTGCAACAGCGGTTACAAGGCCAACAAAGTACAGAAAACTCACACGCGTTATCACTACCCCAACAGCAAGCGCTAAATAGCAGTTGGTTAGAATATCAAGCAAAGCTAATGAGCGTAAAAAGCCAAATGGGTAAGTTAGATGCTGAAGTGTTTACCACTAAGCTAAACATTGGCCGCATTGAAAAAATCTTACCCCTTATTACTGAGCAAGCCGACAGCGTACAGCAATTATTAGCCAAATCACTGGCTTCGCGCAGCCAATACCTAGAGTTAGAGCTTAACCGTATTAATCAGGCTGAAAGCTTACTGATAGAGCAAGCTAAACTGCAGCAACTGGCGGCAGCTATTCGCGAAGCAGAGCAGCAGCAACAAGTATTGCACGCTGAATTTCAACGCCAACTTAGCGATGCATTAAACCAATATCACCGCGACGCTAGCACATTAACGCAAGAGCTAATAAAAGCTAAAAACACCAATGCCCAACAACAGTTATTAGCGCCGGTAGATGGCACCGTCGAACAGTTGGTGCTGACCACCATCGGCGGTGTAGTCACCCCGGCACAAGAGCTGATGCGCATCGTGCCGCTAGACCAGCAGTTAGTCGCCGAAGCCTGGTTGCTAAACAAAGACATCGGTTTTGTAGAAGTTGGCCAAACCGCCGAGCTAAAGCTGGAAAGCTTTGAATTTACCAAGTACGGCGTAATCGACGGCGAAATTATCGACATTTCCACCGATGCGGTGGAAATGGAAGGCGTGGGGCTGGTGTTTCCGTTAAAGGTGGCCTTAAAACAGCACAACATTAAAGCAGGCAATAAAACCGTGCCGCTGGGCTCGGGTATGGCGGTAACAGTAGAGGTTAAAACCGGCCAGCGACGCATTATAGAGTTTTTATTGTCACCGGTGATAAAGGCGGTGGATGAAGGGGTAAGGGAGCGATGA